A section of the Terriglobia bacterium genome encodes:
- the boxC gene encoding 2,3-epoxybenzoyl-CoA dihydrolase — MAIPATSPPQTAERAVEFQASPGQYRHWNLAVEGEVATLGLDVQEDSPLREGYKLKLNSYDLGVDIELADALNRIRFEHPEVRVVVVKSLKPRMFCAGANIYMLGTSSHPFKVNFCKFTNETRCAMEEASRFSGIRFVAALNGTCAGGGYELALACDEIYLVDDGSSAVSLPEVPLLGVLPGTGGLTRLVDKRKVRRDRADVFCTLAEGIKGKRAKEWGLVDETFPTSKFDLAVTSRVNQLLAESRPNSGDEPSRSTPQKGITLHPIEVQITESGRDYRYVSLQLDRKARVAHLTVRAPADPPPDSAARIQEWGDRFWALAAYRELDDALLHLRFNEPEIGLVCVRTHGELDAILRIDEILSNHRNHGLVREIILHMGRVLRRMDHTAKSFFTLIEEGSCFAGNLLELALASDRIYMRNDPDQAIRIVTNSMNAGALPMSNGLSRLESRFLNDTARVEAALKPPAHFSADPALEAGLVTLVPDGLDWDDEIRVAIEERTSLSPDALTGMEASLRFAGPETTDTKIYGRLTAWQNWIFQRPNAVGEHGALTNYGKPTKAKFDFRRT; from the coding sequence TTTCAAGCTTCTCCGGGACAGTACCGGCATTGGAATCTGGCGGTGGAAGGTGAAGTCGCCACCCTCGGACTGGATGTTCAGGAAGATTCGCCCCTGCGCGAAGGGTACAAGTTGAAGTTGAACTCCTACGACTTGGGCGTCGATATCGAGTTGGCCGATGCCCTCAACCGCATCCGCTTTGAGCACCCCGAGGTCCGCGTCGTGGTCGTGAAGAGCTTGAAGCCGCGCATGTTTTGCGCCGGCGCCAATATCTACATGCTTGGAACTTCTTCCCATCCGTTTAAAGTCAATTTCTGCAAATTTACCAACGAGACCCGTTGCGCCATGGAGGAAGCTTCCCGGTTTTCGGGCATCCGTTTTGTCGCGGCGCTCAACGGGACGTGCGCCGGCGGGGGATACGAGCTTGCCTTGGCCTGTGACGAGATTTACCTGGTGGACGACGGCAGCTCGGCGGTTTCGCTTCCAGAGGTGCCTCTGCTGGGCGTCCTGCCGGGGACGGGAGGGTTGACCCGGCTGGTGGATAAGCGCAAGGTCCGCCGGGATCGCGCGGATGTCTTTTGCACTTTGGCGGAAGGGATCAAGGGAAAGCGGGCGAAAGAATGGGGCCTGGTCGATGAGACGTTCCCAACGAGCAAATTCGATCTGGCGGTGACCTCCCGGGTCAATCAACTGCTCGCGGAAAGTCGGCCCAACTCCGGAGACGAGCCATCAAGATCGACCCCGCAAAAGGGAATCACGCTGCACCCCATTGAGGTTCAGATTACGGAGAGCGGTCGGGATTACAGATACGTTTCGCTCCAGCTCGACCGGAAGGCGCGAGTAGCACATCTGACCGTTCGCGCTCCCGCGGATCCCCCGCCCGATTCCGCGGCGCGAATCCAGGAATGGGGAGACCGGTTCTGGGCCCTGGCGGCTTATCGCGAACTGGATGATGCGCTGCTGCACCTGCGCTTCAATGAGCCGGAAATCGGCTTGGTGTGTGTCCGCACTCACGGCGAATTGGACGCCATCCTCCGGATCGATGAAATACTCTCAAACCACCGGAACCATGGATTGGTGCGGGAGATCATTCTCCATATGGGTCGCGTTCTGCGCCGGATGGATCATACCGCCAAGAGTTTCTTTACTTTGATTGAAGAGGGAAGTTGCTTCGCGGGGAATCTCCTGGAACTTGCACTCGCTTCGGATCGCATCTACATGCGAAACGACCCGGATCAAGCGATTAGAATTGTTACTAATTCGATGAACGCCGGCGCACTGCCGATGTCAAACGGCCTCTCGCGCCTGGAATCCCGCTTTCTCAACGATACCGCCCGGGTCGAGGCTGCTTTGAAACCTCCCGCTCATTTCTCAGCCGACCCCGCGCTCGAAGCTGGCCTTGTCACCCTGGTGCCCGACGGGCTGGACTGGGACGATGAGATCCGCGTGGCCATCGAAGAGCGGACTTCGCTGTCCCCAGACGCCCTGACCGGCATGGAGGCCTCGTTGCGATTCGCCGGCCCGGAAACCACCGACACCAAGATCTATGGACGCCTCACCGCCTGGCAGAACTGGATCTTCCAGCGGCCCAACGCCGTCGGCGAACACGGAGCGCTGACGAATTACGGGAAGCCGACGAAGGCGAAGTTTGACTTTCGAAGGACATGA